One part of the Calypte anna isolate BGI_N300 chromosome 14, bCalAnn1_v1.p, whole genome shotgun sequence genome encodes these proteins:
- the SNN gene encoding stannin: protein MSIMDHSPTTGVVTVIVILIAIAALGALILGCWCYLRLQRISQSEDEESIVGEGETKEPFLLVQYSAKGPCVERKTKLTPNGTEVHS from the coding sequence ATGTCTATTATGGATCACAGCCCCACCACTGGAGTGGTGACTGTTATTGTTATTTTGATTGCTATTGCGGCTCTTGGTGCCTTGATACTGGGCTGCTGGTGTTACCTGCGTCTGCAGAGGATCAGCCAGTCTGAAGATGAGGAGAGCATTGTGGgtgaaggagaaacaaaagagccATTCCTTCTGGTGCAGTACTCTGCTAAAGGACCCTGTGTAGAGAGGAAAACTAAGCTAACTCCGAATGGCACCGAAGTACACAGCTAA